AGTGGGTGACGCGCCAATTCGGGCCGATCCGCTATATGGGCTCCGCCGCGCTATATCAGTCCGCCGGATCGGTGGCGCCTAACCAGCCGCTCCGCCTTAGCGCAACGATCACCAACGATTTCCACATTGCCATCGTACCAAATGATGGCAGTGACAACTATTTCGAGCTGGTCGTCGGCGGCTGGAGCAATTCGCACTCCGTTTTGCGCAAGCTTCCACGCAGCGCGCTCAAGAATTTCGATCGTGACGATGCAACGACTGTCTGGAGCCGGCCGACGCCGGGCGTCCTATCTCCGGGCATTGCAAACCAGATCGTACTCAATATCGATGCCGCCGGTATTCCCTCACTCCATGTCAACAACGTGGTGGTCGGTCAGTGGTCGGACGTCGACCTAGCGGCCGGTGCATCGATCATGGTTCGCGGTGGCTGGGGTGCGGACCTGGAATTAGGGAACGTACGATCGCGAATACAACGCTTCGTCGGCAATCCAAACGAGCAGATGCCCTATTGGCAAGCTTATGATTTCTACGCAAAACGACTGAGGACATATGCCGACTCGATATTCCTGAAGTGCGACGACGACATCGTCTACATGGATGTCGAGAAGCTCAGCGATTTCATCGAATTCCGGCGTACCAATCCGAAATATGTGCTGGTCTCCGCCAATGTCGTAAACAACGGGGTCTGCGCCCACTGGCAACAGGTGGCCGGTTCCATTCCCGAGGCAATCGGCGAATTTGAACGGCCGCCCGGCGGCTTCGGCGGAAGCCTGTGGCAAAGCGCGGAACGCGCCAACAACCTCCACGAGTTTTTCTTGCAGACCGACAGCAAGCATCTTCCTTTGCCGAGCAAAGTGATCGAGTGGAAAGAACGTCAATCGATCAACTTTATCGCATGGCTCGGCAAGGACCTCGTGCATATGGCTTTGCCGGAAGGCGATGATGAGCGTGCGCTGACGGTTGACCTGCCGGAGCTTCTCGACCGGCCCACGGCGATCTACTCGGACTTCACGGTCAGCCATCTCAGCTTCGGACCACAGGAAAATGGCTTGGCACTGGATCGTTTGATTAACGCCTATGACGAGCTGATGCGCAGCGCGATCGCGGTGTAGCGCTCCTTTTGTTTGCGTAGACTTTCTGAATGCGAGATTGGAGCATCTTGGAATGCGAGCTAGCGGAAAAATCGGTATTGCAGGCGCGGGACTGTCAGGGGCGGTGATCGGACGGGAGCTCGCACTGGCAGGTCACCAGGTCGAGATCTTTGATGCACGCGACCACATCGCTGGAAACTGCCATACGGAGCGCGACAAGGACACCGGGGTCATGGTCCATGTCTATGGCCCGCACATCTTCCATACCGATGACACCGAGGTCTGGGACTATGTGAACAGCTTCCAGACCTTCAGGCCCTATAAGAACCGTGTGAAGACGACGTCAAAGAGCCAAGTTTATTCCTTGCCGGTCAATCTGCACACAATCAATCAGTTTTTCGGGAAGACCTTCAGGCCGGATGAGGCCCGCGCCTTCATCGAAGTGCAGGCGGATGGATCCATCGACGATCCGCAGACATTCGAGGAACAGGCACTCCGCTTCGTCGGCAGGGATCTCTACGAAGCCTTCTTCGAGGGATATACCCAAAAGCAGTGGGGCTGCTCGCCGACGGAATTGCCCGCATCCATCCTGAAACGGCTACCGGTGCGCTTCAACTACGACGACAACTACTTTGCTCACAAATATCAGGGAATGCCTGAAAGCGGCTATACGGATATGGTCGACCGTATTCTCGACCATCCCAACATCAACGTCAGTCTCAAGACCCGCTTCCACAGAACACAGAAGCAAGATTTTGCCCATGTGTTCTATTCCGGCGCGCTCGACGGCTATTTCGATCACGAATTCGGCCCATTAGGATATCGAACACTCGATTTCGAACGATTCGAATATGATGGCGATTACCAGGGCTGCGCGGTGATGAATTATGGTGACGTGAGCGTGCCCTATACGCGGATCACCGAGCATAAGCACTTCTCGCCTTGGGAAGAGCATAAAGGATCGGTTTGCTATCGCGAATTCTCGCGGGAATGCGGCATTGATGACATTCCTTATTACCCAATCCGCCTCGTCAAGGACAAAGAGCAGCTCGCTCAATATGTGCAGCGTGCAAACTTGGAAGCATCGATCACCTTCGTCGGGCGGCTCGGCACCTATCGCTATCTCGACATGGATCTGACTATTCGCGAGGCATTGGATACGGCACGGCTCTATCTTGCTCGAAAGGCGGACAACGCATCCATGCCAGCCTACCTGCATTCATCGATCTAGCCGTAAAAGAAGGCAGCGCGTAGACGATCTGAATCGCACCGGATTTGCCGGAGGCTGTTTCGTTTAGGTTATGCGGCCATGGCCGGTGCGTCCAGCATGGCGTAATACTGCTCCTCAGCTTCGGCAGGCGGTATGTTTCCGATGGGCTGCAGGAGCCGTCGATGATTGAACCAATCGATCCATTCCAAGGTGGCGAATTCCACCGCCTCGAAGCTGCGCCATGGTCCGCGCCGGTGAATGACCTCGGCATTGTGAAGACCGTTGATCGTTTCGGCGAGCGCGTTGTCGTAGCTGTCGCCGATGCTTCCGACGGAAGGCTCGATGCCTGGCAAGGGCCTTGTCCAGGCGTTAATGAAACAACCTGACATCGGCTTCTGGACTGTTGTGAACTACCTTACCAGCCATAGCTGAAGGTAGCGCCACTGCCGTTATCCCCATCCTGCACCACGTCGGTTTCAGTATTTCGCCCGTATTGGAAAATGCCATACGCATTGTTGTTGCCGTTCTGCCGCAAGGTTGCGGAATGGCCGTTGCCCCGCTGCTGGATGAAGCCGAGGTTGCCACGGCCAGCTTGAGCGATGCCAGCCGCATTACCCCGGCCCAGCTGCCGGATGTCGGCGTCCTTCAGACCGCGGTAGAGCGAATAGACGCGCAGTCCGGTTGAAAAAAGACCCGCATCCTCGGCATTGTCCGGCGCGAGATTGAACGAGATCCGGCCGCCGGCATAGGCCGGCACAGACAAGGCTGCCAGCCCCAGGCTCCCGGCAAGAAGAGTGACGGTAAGGATCTTAAACACGTTGCGGGTCATTCTGATCTCCATTGGCCGGCTGCCTTAGCCGATGATCAACCTTCGCATCTTTAAGCTGAACCCAGTCGGAATTGCCCGTTCAGTTGTCGTTCAGTCGTTGTGGCCTGATCAAAAGCAAAAGGGCGCCAGAAACCCCAGCCACTTACTCAAATGTGGAATCGATTTGTGGGGCGGTTCCACATCACCGCAAAGTTTTCGTCGGTGCAATTTTCGCGTTCGAAAGCTGGTAGTCGAGCGCCTTATGGCTCTTGAAAAACCCAAGTTGTTGGGTTATTTTCGAGCATGGTCACCGTTCTCCGCGAAGCAGGAATGCGATTTGTCATTTACACGGATGACCACGAACCGGCGCACACCCATGTCTATGGAGATGGGGAGGCCCGAATCAATATCCTTGATCTCACCGTGATATCAAACCGGGGAATGAAGAAGCGGGATTTAAGCGTAGCCCTTGCCATTGTTCAGGCGAACAAGCGCCTGTTCATCGAAAAATGGGAGAGCATCCATGGGTGAAGTTGTCTTTGAAGATCGTCACTACCGAGAAGCTACCGTGAAGGGGGAGGCGGAACGCGCCCGCGCGCCTATCCCGGCATCAGCCCGTTTCGATGAGGCATCCGGCCGCATCGTTGTGGATTTTACCAACGGCGCTGCGTTCATGGTGCCTGCCCGATCGATACAAGGCCTGGAGAATGCAACCGTTGCGCAGTTGGCGGAGGTCGAGCTTCTCGGCGGCACCGGCCTGCATTGGGAAAGCTTGGACGTGGATTTTACCATCTCCGGGTTGATGAACGGCATATTCGGCACTGCGAAGTTCATGGATGCGCAGCGCCGAGGCGGTCAGTCCCGTTCAACGGCCAAGGTAGAGGCAAGCCGTGCTAACGGTGCCAAGGGCGGAC
Above is a genomic segment from Rhizobium sp. CCGE531 containing:
- the glf gene encoding UDP-galactopyranose mutase, whose translation is MRASGKIGIAGAGLSGAVIGRELALAGHQVEIFDARDHIAGNCHTERDKDTGVMVHVYGPHIFHTDDTEVWDYVNSFQTFRPYKNRVKTTSKSQVYSLPVNLHTINQFFGKTFRPDEARAFIEVQADGSIDDPQTFEEQALRFVGRDLYEAFFEGYTQKQWGCSPTELPASILKRLPVRFNYDDNYFAHKYQGMPESGYTDMVDRILDHPNINVSLKTRFHRTQKQDFAHVFYSGALDGYFDHEFGPLGYRTLDFERFEYDGDYQGCAVMNYGDVSVPYTRITEHKHFSPWEEHKGSVCYREFSRECGIDDIPYYPIRLVKDKEQLAQYVQRANLEASITFVGRLGTYRYLDMDLTIREALDTARLYLARKADNASMPAYLHSSI
- a CDS encoding curlin, with translation MTRNVFKILTVTLLAGSLGLAALSVPAYAGGRISFNLAPDNAEDAGLFSTGLRVYSLYRGLKDADIRQLGRGNAAGIAQAGRGNLGFIQQRGNGHSATLRQNGNNNAYGIFQYGRNTETDVVQDGDNGSGATFSYGW
- a CDS encoding DUF4160 domain-containing protein, whose amino-acid sequence is MVTVLREAGMRFVIYTDDHEPAHTHVYGDGEARINILDLTVISNRGMKKRDLSVALAIVQANKRLFIEKWESIHG
- a CDS encoding DUF2442 domain-containing protein gives rise to the protein MGEVVFEDRHYREATVKGEAERARAPIPASARFDEASGRIVVDFTNGAAFMVPARSIQGLENATVAQLAEVELLGGTGLHWESLDVDFTISGLMNGIFGTAKFMDAQRRGGQSRSTAKVEASRANGAKGGRPRKNG